From Anopheles arabiensis isolate DONGOLA chromosome 3, AaraD3, whole genome shotgun sequence, a single genomic window includes:
- the LOC120904146 gene encoding protein disks lost: MNEEMLKEMVESQIPPSQDVQEWFLQYFKKHEAHQQRSLEAFASYFTSFIRAQTEDSSRTARPRSDTPRKVSTGTAFETNPTAQLRKLSISDGSCYPTSGIPPGTATPTAEGRPTNRASELDTTGTPVHLIARQLFDSPGGGPLEIGETGAKSAAGSARTFDNLATEDIELKGAIGCSTPKHLPPQQNAANGGHPATPGNNENQTLSRCRNANEPVFSTPPRSSNNASRSAGGGNMLLSFSSTPIAGSRGKTTSHHGSSLRNGSLEVSNPSANSSMFSYGSHRQEASGLSDGTSRRSKASLPCFGDFITAHTSTRPHRNRRLPFAGNASTTSNDPGGLNSPTVQKGPLFQDNDFPQLSMTPNNSKASLGELPDAGGSGKRSGTQRRRIAPTTVSRSVSGRHDFNSSSFLAENNLISIESQEDASHDPRGMLRHRREEIRNDFQAEAAQNQRTVRAKQSLQTSFNHVDNATPAPELASTMPDELTQLESVTEGGTSAPSTILIIEFDKVTQKSTIDRLVAIYALLMDLNLVPNMLNELAYLINLVSTERYIAQDAQKLLEATTSAGTDNGTGRAELSNVLRSPHNCVYFAAEVLHSQRTQLALLDSTSLRVVVENEQLGVLHPTLNGFLRDMLGQKMKLENAFSSQQGTGGGDLVPNSSITNVFYQQENDTKDHFPSSKEFNAFNKQRDLFYATLRTWETEHLNPAWEFETKLGTKVRAMLDILHHPINMSHLAKLFSAQLIISFNFDNSASELQMALPNIDLTKLSKLRQRLVAPSIFSTQYLFPGSQMFFRDFIVASENHQIFIEQLKAVLIHELLQMDSSTYDVFNISDAENSNRSEYVVRPETIATMRVLAKFIGFIVARPYQYEGCRNTLVENRQIELRNMLLPPFDVKPALIRAVTDRKLLITVPWLVQYLSMLDVVTLRLRYYEELFRMLHDIYKATAMCRMATSYDLFAIPTSKFIVRSCLDWLYDQSNVPEEYYHYSSDMFGSVAKEPSTHVQALVAVANQSLTARESKRSVEKPLVFNAILEHILSAACPFLADFRVSVMPSKVEKTLSRTGRYRHITTRYSGAPTSHQPGAASELPAALETSLDISAASGGHNLSKLSHGNVQQRLVEGFLQSQSQSMRRTVELIIDRSTSAVIKDFQMLYILPEKKSVNELFAGVDANTLEDTKRRIQSICDEALDRINNTWESNVPKMLNKRITKAFDALLPAETVDPVRKLCRNITLERCLHKCNEWRQSYISNTGLFCKDVASEAQSLTYRNHQQQQQQQQQQQQQQQQQQQLNKTVPTNNNPMEFSVSENCAIMPSGFYVKLQMIVHHAASSPDKITANELNEFLELTNAFLDQPGLTTTPMMDRVLGLMILQLILLLIKSRCDLSLPELFHRAVKIWKHNKLAQFCVPPPSESYELLASPTSHERSLLYPAQIEQYRRKRMQRDANYIFSHVVSKRFIRMLEVNAVPKPHYDNYAEFITILLDAGIVTKDLLNDQFVTIFHEDWPQSTLDRVSTVIKRVLQKSGPSGRHGHNIDDSQSEMFLEMLSDIARDITNL; the protein is encoded by the exons AAACATGAAGCTCATCAGCAACGCTCTCTGGAGGCATTTGCCAGCTACTTCACCAGTTTCATCCGTGCGCAAACGGAAGA TTCATCGAGAACCGCTCGACCAAGATCTGACACGCCGAGAAAGGTATCAACCGGTACCGCATTCGAGACTAATCCGACCGCCCAGCTGCGGAAACTGTCAATCAGCGACGGCTCTTGTTACCCAACGTCCGGTATCCCCCCGGGGACCGCAACGCCGACTGCTGAAGGTCGCCCCACCAATCGGGCCAGCGAACTTGACACCACCGGAACACCGGTACATTTGATAGCGCGCCAGCTTTTCGACTCTCCCGGCGGTGGTCCACTGGAGATCGGCGAGACGGGTGCAAAATCGGCAGCCGGCAGTGCTCGGACATTCGATAATTTGGCTACCGAAGACATCGAACTGAAAGGAGCGATTGGGTGTTCCACTCCGAAACACTTGCCACCGCAACAGAATGCGGCCAACGGTGGTCATCCTGCTACGCCCGGCAACAACGAAAATCAAACCCTATCACGCTGCAGAAACGCGAACGAGCCCGTCTTCTCGACGCCTCCCCGGAGCAGCAATAATGCTTCGCGCAGCGCCGGTGGGGGTAATATGCTCCTGTCCTTTAGCAGCACCCCGATTGCTGGCAGCCGTGGAAAGACAACGTCACACCATGGATCATCGCTACGGAACGGAAGTCTGGAGGTCTCGAATCCATCGGCCAACAGCAGCATGTTCAGCTATGGTTCGCACCGCCAGGAGGCGAGTGGATTAAGCGATGGGACGAGTCGACGAAGCAAGGCAAGCTTACCTTGTTTCGGTGACTTTATCACAGCTCATACGAGCACTCGGCCTCATAGAAACCGGCGATTGCCATTTGCGGGCAATGCTAGCACGACCAGCAATGATCCCGGTGGGCTAAATTCGCCCACCGTACAGAAAGGCCCGTTGTTTCAGGATAATGACTTTCCGCAGCTTAGCATGACTCCAAACAATTCCAAAGCATCCCTCGGCGAACTGCCGGACGCTGGTGGCAGTGGGAAGAGGTCAGGAACGCAGCGGAGACGCATCGCTCCAACCACCGTCAGCCGGTCGGTATCGGGGCGCCATGACTTCAACTCATCATCATTTCTCGCGGAAAACAATCTCATATCAATCGAAAGCCAAGAGGACGCTAGTCACGATCCTCGGGGAATGTTGCGCCACCGAAGGGAGGAGATACGAAACGATTTCCAGGCCGAGGCGGCACAAAATCAACGCACCGTCCGTGCAAAGCAATCATTGCAGACATCTTTTAATCACGTAGATAATGCAACTCCCGCACCTGAACTCGCTTCAACTATGCCGGACGAGCTTACCCAACTAGAGAGCGTCACGGAAGGTGGTACGAGTGCACCCAGCACGATACTAATCATAGAATTTGACAAAGTTACTCAAAAATCGACCATCGATCGGCTGGTAGCCATCTATGCGCTGCTGATGGATCTCAACCTTGTGCCGAACATGCTGAACGAGCTAGCCTATCTGATCAACCTGGTTAGCACCGAACGGTACATCGCCCAGGACGCACAAAAGCTCCTCGAAGCAACCACATCCGCCGGGACAGACAATGGAACCGGCCGGGCGGAACTTAGCAACGTCCTGCGCAGCCCGCACAACTGTGTCTACTTTGCGGCGGAAGTGCTCCACAGCCAGCGGACGCAGCTCGCACTGCTCGACAGCACCTCACTGCGGGTGGTGGTTGAGAACGAACAGCTGGGGGTGCTGCATCCGACGTTGAATGGTTTCCTGCGGGACATGCTGGGGCAGAAGATGAAACTTGAGAACGCCTTCAGCAGCCAGCAGGGTACGGGCGGTGGCGATCTCGTGCCGAATAGCAGCATCACGAACGTGTTCTACCAGCAGGAAAACGATACGAAGGATCACTTTCCTTCGTCAAAGGAATTTAATGCGTTCAACAAGCAGCGGGATCTGTTCTACGCTACACTGAG AACATGGGAAACCGAACACCTCAACCCAGCGTGGGAGTTCGAGACGAAGCTTGGCACAAAAGTGCGAGCCATGTTGGACATTTTACACCACCCAATCAATATGTCCCACTTGGCTAAACTGTTTAGTGCACAGCTGATCATATCGTTTAACTTTGAT AACTCCGCCAGCGAACTGCAAATGGCGCTACCCAACATAGACCTGACGAAGCTATCCAAACTACGGCAGCGACTGGTTGCGCCGAGCATTTTCTCCACCCAATATCTCTTCCCCGGCAGTCAGATGTTTTTCCGCGATTTTATTGTGGCTAGCGAAAACCATCAGATATTCATCGAGCAGCTAAAAGCGGTCCTCATCCACGAGCTGCTCCAGATGGACAGCTCAACGTACGATGTTTTCAACATATCCGATGCAGAAAATTCGAACCGCTCGGAATACGTG GTCCGCCCGGAAACAATCGCCACGATGCGTGTGCTGGCCAAATTTATCGGTTTCATCGTCGCCCGCCCATACCAGTATGAAGGATGCCGCAACACGCTGGTGGAAAATCGTCAAATCGAGCTGCGTAATATG TTACTACCTCCGTTTGACGTGAAACCGGCACTGATAAGAGCAGTGACCGATCGCAAGCTCTTGATAACCGTCCCGTGGCTCGTTCAGTATCTCAGCATGCTGGACGTGGTGACACTCCGCTTGCGCTACTACGAAGAGCTTTTCCGGATGCTGCACGACATCTACAAAGCGACGGCTATGTGCAGAATGGCGACGAGCTACGACTTATTTGCCATACCCACCTCAAAGTTTATCGTGCGATCCTGTTTGGACTGGTTGTACGATCAGTCCAACGTACCAGAGGAGTACTACCACTATTCATCGGATATGTTCGGCAGCGTTGCTAAGGAACCGTCCACGCACGTTCAAGCactggttgctgttgctaatCAGTCGCTTACAGCAAGGGAAAGTAAACGTAGCGTCGAAAAGCCCTTAGTTTTTAACGCCATACTGGAGCACATCCTTAGCGCTGCGTGTCCTTTTTTGGCCGATTTTCGTGTGTCCGTGATGCCTTCCAAGGTGGAGAAAACACTTTCCAGAACGGGCCGGTATCGGCACATCACTACACGCTACTCGGGAGCACCAACATCACACCAGCCTGGTGCAGCGAGTGAGCTTCCGGCTGCGCTAGAAACATCGTTGGATATTTCCGCTGCGAGCGGAGGTCATAATCTTTCGAAATTGTCACATGGTAACGTTCAGCAACGCTTGGTCGAAGGGTTCCTGCAGTCGCAAAGCCAATCGATGCGGCGCACCGTGGAGCTCATCATAGACCGTTCCACTTCGGCTGTGATAAAGGACTTCCAAATGCTGTACATTCTGCCCGAGAAAAAGAGCGTGAACGAGCTTTTTGCCGGTGTGGACGCGAACACATTGGAGGACACAAAGCGGCGCATCCAAAGCATCTGCGACGAAGCACTGGACCGCATTAACAATACCTGGGAGAGCAACGTGCCAAAAATGCTAAACAAACGAATCACG AAAGCGTTTGATGCATTGCTCCCGGCGGAAACTGTAGACCCGGTACGCAAGCTGTGTAGAAATATTACATTGGAAAGGTGCCTTCACAAATGTAATGAATGGCGACAGTCATACATTTCTAACACGG GTTTATTTTGTAAGGATGTGGCAAGTGAAGCACAAAGCTTAACGTACAGaaatcatcagcagcaacagcagcagcagcagcaacaacagcagcagcagcagcagcagcaacagttgaATAAAACAGTTCCAACGAATAACAATCCAATGGAATTCAGCGTTTCGGAAAATTGCGCTATCATGCCATCCGGTTTCTACGTAAAACTTCAAATGATTGTACACCATGCTGCTTCTAGCCCGGACAAAATTACCGCAAACGAGCTGAATGAATTTCTCGAACTAACGAATGCTTTCCTTGACCAGCCCGGGCTCACCACGACACCGATGATGGACCGGGTGTTGGGGTTGATGATTCTTCAACTGATTTTACTTTTAA TAAAATCACGCTGTGATCTTAGCTTACCAGAGCTTTTCCACCGTGCGGTTAAGATTTGGAAGCATAACAAGTTGGCCCAATTCTGTGTGCCACCACCATCGGAATCGTACGAATTACTTGCATCCCCTACGTCACACGAACGGTCCTTACTGTATCCGGCACAAATTGAGCAGTATCGCCGCAAGCGAATGCAACGAG ATGCAAATTACATCTTCTCCCATGTGGTAAGCAAACGGTTTATACGTATGCTTGAGGTAAACGCGGTGCCCAAACCACACTATGACAACTATGCCGAATTTATCACCATCCTGCTGGACGCAGGTATCGTAACAAAAGATTTGCTAAATGATCAATTCGTTACAATATTTCACGAAGACTGGCCACAG TCCACCCTTGACCGCGTTTCAACCGTCATCAAGCGAGTGTTGCAGAAAAGCGGACCTTCCGGACGGCACGGTCACAACATCGACGACTCGCAATCGGAAATGTTTTTGGAGATGTTATCCGATATTGCAAGAGATATTACAAACCTTTGA
- the LOC120903099 gene encoding beta-hexosaminidase subunit beta-like — protein sequence MKAVRWVRVSLALCITLLTIPWTGGYIVDPGPVVKATKGEIWPKPRNQTTSLQYYTIKTGSFAFQSMNYSCDLLEKALDRYQKLVLSIGNTTRRAMHNRGYAFQSRNELSSASHANRSWRSDTNWAGYLEQVQVDLKAPCEELPHLSMDEEYTINIDDFQARLSSFSIWGMLRALESFSQMVVLSDDGSMLRINSTTIDDGPRFSHRGLLVDTSRHFIDTCTLVKILDGMAYNKLNVFHWHIVDDHSFPYESKAFPELSEKGAYHPSMVYTQRDIQMIIEEARLRGIRVMSEFDTPGHTRSWGVSHPELLTECQDQYRGKLGPMDPTRESTYTFLSNLFREVIEVFPDQYVHLGGDEVGFECWASNPNILEYMKQNRLYSFEMLEEKFIQRIVDQIDVLNRSSLVWQEVYVNGVRLPKGTVVHVWTGNRQDLLNKITRDGLPALLSSCWYLDHLSTGGDWRKFYNCDPHDFIGTGQQKSLVLGGEACMWSEVVNGHNILPRIFPRVSATAEKLWSPASVNNADEAARRLEEQTCRMNHRGIPAQPPNGPGFCI from the exons ATGAAAGCTGTACGCTGGGTTCGTGTTTCGCTTGCCCTGTGCATCACATTGCTTACGATCCCTTGGACAGGGGGCTACATCGTCGATCCCGGCCCAGTCGTGAAGGCTACCAAAG GTGAAATATGGCCCAAACCGCGGAACCAAACTACGTCACTACAATACTACACCATTAAAACGGGATCATTTGCATTTCAG TCTATGAACTACAGCTGTGATTTGTTGGAAAAAGCTCTTGATCGGTATCAAAAATTGGTTTTATCCATCGGTAACACTACCCGACGTGCGATGCACAACAGAGGCTATGCTTTCCAATCGCGCAATGAACTGAGCTCCGCTAGTCACGCCAACCGTTCGTGGCGCTCGGATACAAACTGGGCT GGCTATCTAGAGCAGGTGCAGGTGGACTTGAAGGCACCGTGCGAGGAACTGCCCCATCTTTCCATGGATGAGGAAT ATACGATCAACATTGATGACTTTCAAGCGCGTTTATCTTCCTTCTCCATCTGGGGGATGCTCCGTGCACTGGAATCGTTCTCCCAAATGGTCGTGCTATCTGACGATGGCAGCATG CTGCGCATAAACTCCACGACAATCGATGATGGTCCTCGTTTTTCCCACCGTGGCTTACTGGTCGACACTTCGCGCCACTTTATCGACACCTGCACGTTGGTGAAAATCCTCGATGGAATGGCCTACAACAAGCTGAATGTATTCCATTGGCACATCGTTGACGATCACAGTTTCCCGTACGAAAGTAAAGCGTTCCCCGAGCTAAGTGAGAAGGGTGCGTACCACCCATCGATGGTGTACACCCAGCGCGACATTCAAATGATCATTGAGGAGGCAAGGCTGCGAGGCATCCGCGTGATGTCGGAGTTCGATACGCCCGGACATACACGATCGTGGGGTGTTTCGCATCCGGAACTGTTGACCGAATGCCAGGATCAGTATCGTGGAAAGCTAGGCCCGATGGATCCAACGCGGGAATCTACCTACACCTTTCTGTCGAATCTGTTCCGTGAGGTGATCGAGGTGTTCCCTGATCAGTACGTCCATCTTGGTGGGGACGAGGTTGGGTTCGAGTGCTGGGCTAGCAATCCCAACATACTGGAGTACATGAAACAGAACCGGTTGTATTCGTTCGAGATGCTGGAAGAAAAGTTTATCCAGCGCATTGTCGATCAGATCGATGTGCTCAACCGAAGCTCGCTAGTGTGGCAGGAGGTTTACGTAAACGGTGTTCGACTACCGAAAGGTACGGTGGTTCACGTTTGGACGGGCAATCGGCAGGATCTGCTGAACAAG ATCACTCGCGATGGTTTACCTGCACTGCTGTCCTCCTGCTGGTATCTGGATCATCTCAGCACCGGTGGTGATTGGCGCAAGTTCTACAACTGCGATCCACATGATTTTATCGGAACGGGCCAGCAGAAATCGCTGGTACTAGGTGGTGAAGCTTGCATGTGGTCCGAGGTGGTAAATGGGCACAACATACTGCCCCGcatttttccccgtgtttctGCGACGGCTGAAAAGCTTTGGTCACCGGCAAGTGTTAACAATGCGGATGAAGCGGCCCGTCGACTGGAGGAGCAGACGTGCCGGATGAATCATCGCGGCATACCTGCACAGCCACCCAATGGGCCAGGGTTCTGTATTTGA